A genomic window from Cloacibacillus evryensis DSM 19522 includes:
- a CDS encoding Synerg-CTERM sorting domain-containing protein, which translates to MHKKFTALLLALCLLAISLPARADLLFTRQDNSYANTALGIIQGSGVPVSPLVSNMGGNAGQGIYPFKNADGYFRVAVTLYTSNGTDVISIYNPGEQSQWTQPSAWKAPLREATTTLHNTRTMVELNGNLYATAYDIPIVSRVTTAGDVYKQDKKYEYYHNDSKYDGHGEGLCAYNGSLYAIFTGANDPWDTEHGSYRANCLVKLDADLNEVTSVDMKGRNLDGFTPGAYSQKDGMLYVATLGGVQLFGDKWNTGSCIEAANLATMEVKSLITAEEMNAKDPTFKHMFDAVAFAGDKVYVQAAKWTAGEDYSSGYSIRVYETTLEKLQKGDLGTLLKDFNGDYGYRLGLVYDEKTGYLWAGVGYSLWRYDGSSWTEFGSNALSGNISAYTAVNPIGTITPEDPDTPSGDGGGSGGCSAGYGLLALLAIVPAALRRKKN; encoded by the coding sequence ATGCACAAAAAGTTTACCGCACTGCTGCTGGCCCTCTGCCTGCTGGCGATATCATTGCCGGCCCGGGCCGACTTGCTCTTCACAAGACAGGACAACAGTTATGCCAACACCGCCTTAGGCATCATTCAAGGCTCGGGAGTCCCCGTCTCTCCGCTCGTCAGCAACATGGGAGGAAACGCCGGGCAGGGTATCTATCCGTTTAAGAACGCGGACGGGTATTTCCGCGTCGCCGTGACACTCTATACGTCAAACGGCACGGACGTCATCTCGATCTATAACCCCGGCGAGCAGTCGCAGTGGACGCAGCCCTCGGCGTGGAAGGCGCCGCTGCGTGAGGCGACGACGACGCTGCACAACACGAGGACCATGGTGGAGCTGAACGGCAATCTTTACGCCACGGCTTACGACATCCCTATCGTCAGCCGCGTCACCACGGCGGGCGACGTCTACAAACAGGATAAGAAGTACGAGTATTATCACAACGACTCTAAATATGACGGACACGGCGAGGGCCTGTGCGCCTATAACGGCAGTCTCTACGCCATCTTTACCGGCGCGAACGACCCATGGGACACGGAGCACGGCTCGTACAGGGCAAACTGTCTCGTCAAGCTCGACGCGGATCTCAACGAAGTTACGAGCGTCGATATGAAGGGCAGGAATCTTGACGGCTTCACACCGGGCGCATACTCACAGAAGGACGGCATGCTTTATGTCGCGACGCTCGGCGGTGTTCAGCTGTTCGGAGATAAGTGGAACACCGGCTCCTGCATAGAGGCCGCTAATCTGGCGACGATGGAGGTCAAGAGCCTCATCACCGCGGAAGAAATGAACGCGAAGGACCCGACCTTCAAGCACATGTTCGACGCCGTTGCCTTTGCCGGCGACAAGGTCTATGTACAGGCCGCCAAATGGACCGCCGGCGAGGACTATTCTTCGGGCTACAGCATCAGGGTCTACGAGACGACGCTTGAAAAGCTGCAAAAGGGCGATCTCGGCACGCTGCTGAAGGATTTCAACGGAGACTACGGTTATCGCCTCGGACTGGTATATGACGAGAAGACCGGTTACCTCTGGGCCGGCGTCGGCTACAGTCTCTGGCGCTATGACGGCTCCTCCTGGACGGAATTTGGCAGCAACGCGCTGAGCGGCAACATTTCCGCTTACACCGCCGTAAATCCGATCGGGACGATCACGCCTGAAGATCCCGACACGCCCTCCGGAGACGGCGGCGGCAGCGGCGGATGCAGCGCCGGATATGGGCTGCTCGCGCTTCTCGCCATTGTCCCGGCGGCGCTGAGAAGAAAGAAAAACTAG